The genomic DNA ttctattTAGTATTGTAAGAGCGCCGAGGCGTAGCGAGGCGCTCCAAaaactgtaattattattattattattattatagtagtagtagtagtagtagtagtagtagtagtagtagtagtagtagtagtagtagtagtagtagtagtagtagtagtagtagtagaagaaGAAACTTTATTAAGAGTGTCAAAAGCCATCTAGCTAGGGAAAAGAAATCCCTTGCTAATTTGGGGACACTAATTAGGGAAAAATTTACAGGATAAAAACTTATTGTGCGAAATTCACTTTTTCTGCTGGTTCTGCAAAGCCTTGCGATTAATTGTTTGGGATCGAGTTATGGATGATTGACAAATTTATTTTAGCTTCATTTTCATAGCCTGAGTACAAGCAGTTGTTGAAAAACGTCGAATACTCTCAAGTCTGAGATAAAGTTCAGTTTTGCTGTGTGTTTTTTGTATCTATTCAAACTGAGTTTTCATGCAAGATTCCTTGCCCCAGCTTTGAGGGTGCTTTTGAATGACGACGACCAGCACTTATAAGTGCACTAAGAGTCGGTATGTTGGATTGTTTCGAAACATTTATCTATTGTCTATACCTAACGATCCTTTGTGGATCTGACGCATAATTTCCCTCATGttaatttcattatatataGTTTCAAGTCAACCAGGGCAAATTGAAATAGCTCGCTATGAGCCTCACATTACCATTTGTCCTTTGGCTTGTCTGAAAGCATACATTTAGCAtacaaaagcatacaaaggcatGCACGTAATGCTGAGCCGAGACAAAACTATTTGTTACTTattttaagcctggttttcactagcgacgctaTGACATGCGCAAGGCTGGCAAGGTACGTAGAATAAGCACAAGCATTATTATTGTCTCccatttcaccgtgaaaacgtcCTCGACGTAAGCACCACAAGATCTAGCATccagttttttctttcattttgattTTACTGGTGCTTGCATTCGCCTGATgccgtgtgaaaacgaaacacggCATAAGCACAGGGAAAAAATTCACTGCTTCTGGCCGAATCTCATCCCCAGAATccagttttcttttcattggtCAGCACCGAGAACACGGACTCTTGCCACTGAgttccaaggcaggaagtccgcaaatctcggacttccggctcgtctacgcACACTCAGAAATTTGAATCAAAACATggaaaatggaccttcactacgactgcgcataaaaGTTGGGAGGGGCTAGattccgtgttcttggtgctgaccaaacgAAAAGCGGACTGTGGGGGCGAGAGTGCTTCTGGCCCtatctggccaattaaagcactcgctCCAGATCCCCAGagtctgagcatttgaagaAATTGGTGGTGGCGAGGTTGCAGTGATtttgatattagggagcttacgaaacgaggacgatgacggctacgaggacttcatttgaAAATAGGAGTttgcgttattcatatcactacgaaactatttcatgtcgtttcgcgttaaaaatgtgtagtaactgtcgaggaattaaactggtatgagtaaGTTGAAAGCGTCGACAGAGAGAAccgaaaattcatcgtcatgtgctaacgtcctccacagaaccttgaatttggtcatttcatgtcgtcatttaggagatgacggcaaagaaatgtaccaaaatgtaaaacgcacgtgcagagcgtgcagagccattgtttttgctcactaaacctatagctattgttttgtaacgTCTTCAATGCcatcggcgtcgtcgtttcgtaagctccctaattatgCTCATGCCgagtcgacgttcgttttcacttaacATAAGCTATTTATGCTTGTGCTTTTGCTTGCTTgattgcttgcgtcgctagtgaaaacccgATTTCAGAGACTTTGAGACACGATAttcgcggtaaacttaaaagcTCTCAAAATTTGCGGAGTTACAAAGTACCAAGGTGTTCGCTGCCTCTAGCAAAAGGCCAGCATCGGTTTCCACAGCCAGTGAGAAAGATGTCCTCATTCATGAGACCACGGCGAAGGCTGGCTGGAAATCTGCTGAGACCTTCCCATAAATATTACAATAAGCCTGTTATTCAAGAAATAGTCTAGATTCCGCTGTCCAGTGaagagttttcttttttaacccctGAATTGAGCCTGTTTAGCATGATTTGTGTGTATCGATGTATAcgttaaatttatttttcctgTTCCTGTTGTTTCGCACAACATACGGAGAACCTGATTTCCAGTCACGGTTTGTTATGGTTTTACACAGAACTTTATACACACTGATCCAACAGATCAGTTGTGCACCAATACTTTTGAACATGTCACTTCTTCAGTGGGGCTAAAGGAAATATTTTAATAGCCTTCGAGTAAAACAAATTTTCGTTGAGTTTACTCCTTTTTAGAGCAACTTTTCCCTCTAAAGTTGAGATTAGGTCTAAGAAATTGCGGGCAGCTGTTTTCAGATCTAACGAGCACAATTTGCGTCATTTAATTTATTTAGGGAAGGAAAGTGTACCGTATATTGCCCAATACGTAGTTTTTGCTGCTCGATTGCTCCTATCTATATTGATTTGATTGCCTCTCGGTACTCTGGAGGAGCTATAATGGGCAGTTAAGTGCCTCAAACCTCGTGTTAATTATCTTAGCAGATACACAACACGGTAAATTTGACCCATTATAAAacttcttctttcttgttcccGTACGTGATTTTCATGTAATCCCATTGTCGGAAATACTTTAAGATTTGAGCCAGCGAGATCAAATAGTACGAAGACAAGGATAATCTACCGCGGTTGTTTATTTCAGGACACACGTGAAGTTTCTCACAAACAAATATCGAACCACTTTACATTGATTTTGGGACAAATGGCGATATAAACTTGCATAACTACAAGCAGCAGGGCTCGTATATTTAAGTATTTTGTATAGAAATCATGACGTTTGGAGCCAAGAAGACTCCAGGGAAAAACAATTTAAATATCCACTCAAGCTTTACATCTGGCCAAGGAAAACAGCGATCAATCGAATTTTTACTGGTATCTAGGCAACGCACTGGGCCTTTTATGGTTTGTTTTTACTCACTCCTTGAATAAACACGCCCAGAAAATCGATTGTGAGCTTAAGAAGTTGAATTTCAATGACGCTGATCACGTCCATTCAATATTTCAAGTAAACGTTACCAAGGTCCTAATTACGGTACCCTTACAACATCGACAGTTCTATATTGGAGTCTAAAAACATCTCGATTCAAGGTACAAATCATCATTACAAAACAAATCGAAGCTTTTTTGTCtcacgtgctgcacgtgcgaacTGTCAGCGCACGCTTTTGAGAGGATTGCATAATATTACTTCTGCATGGCGTTCACATGCAATTTTAGGCAAAGATTTTGGACCCACCAATGCAGCGGGTTTCACTGCAACAGATAACAACTTAGGTTGTCTACCTTTAGCCCGTGCGAAATTCGCTTTGTATTGAAGTTCGCACgtaaaaaatacaactgtagGTTACGGGTTATTTAATGTTGCAAACAAAGTTCTTCAAATTATGATGTCGATTACATTCTTCGTCAAAAGAGATAGGCTCGAGAAACTTTTTTCAGGCgaaattttttaaattgttacCTAAAGTTTTGCGTGCAAATGAAGTTAAAAAATATCTTCTGGCTGAAAGAACTGCGAAAATCACATAGTTTATACATTACACAGAAATGGCTTTGAACTTTTGCCCTCTGGGcttttgaaaaaattttttgACGTTATACCGTTGCACATCAGCACGTATTCAACAAACAAttaaagggggggggggtctaCGACAACCCTGAGCCCCAGTCAACTGaacccctactgaccccctctAAATTGACTGGAAACAACAATAATTAGAAGAAATATAATGATGATTTACTTTAATATAGAAATTACTGTTGTATATCAGCGCACCTTcgaatttcaagatggcggaagtAAGGTTGATCTGCTTCGTGCCAGTCGTTTCAAATCCTTTCAGTACatatgtttttttctcttttccaaTGAACAAGTGTTAAGCGCGGCAACCGAAGAATTGTCACCTGTTTTGCAGTCCACttccatgaaaaaaaagaaaaagtaacaAAACCCGTTACCTTgcttccgccatcttgaaattcgAAGGTGCGCCGATATACAACAGTAATTTCTATATTATCGTAAATCATCATCATATTtcttatatttattattattattattatctagaATTAGGCACAGGGTTTTTACCTGGGGAGAAATATCCAGTCAAGTCTCGTCCCGAGACCTCAGATGTCCAGCACTTTTCTGAGGATATGTGCCGATCCGAGGAGTGCCGACTTTTGCATCGTTTTTGTTCGGTCCTTTATTCCTAGTTGCTCCAAGTGGCCTGCCAGCTTCTTTGACACTGAACCCAATGCACCTACCACCACTGGTACCACTTTTGTCCTTGATTTCCGGATCCTTTTAATCTCTCTTGCCAGGTCTTGGTTCTTTTCAGGGGCTACAACAACCCTGAGCCCcggtcattattattattattattattattattataattattatttccagTCAATTTAaagggggtcagtaaggggggtcagtagggggtcagttgaccgagGTTCAGTGTTTTGTCGTAGCCCGAATTAAAGGAGGATTTTTTTGTGGTAGTGAGATAATTATGCCATGCTGCTCAGTTTAAACCAACCTCAGAGACTTTGTGATAACAAACTCTAACTTCATAGGAGAGATTTGTCATGTCGGACGCAAAATCAAGTAAAGAAAATGTGCTTCCCGAACGCGCATTTTTCCATGACATGCAGGCAACGTTTTAGTTTTAGCCGTGCAGTTTAAGGAAGTGAAACTCTTGCGTTTTGTTGAAATTTGACGTACATGACGTACGTTCGTGTATAAATTTTTTATAACTTGTGCTCTCCTTGGCAAAGTCACTCGCGCCACTCTTTCTTGTTTAATGTTCGGCGAAGTAAAAATTTCCTTAATTTGGACTGGCAGGAAAGCCGCGCTACCCGCTGAAAGGAAGTAAAGGAAATGAGAGTTGACTCTTTTCTGCCCGGGGGAGGACTCcgatatggaacagacggggatgctcgttggaaattttgaatttaacccctaaaggagaccatctgggcgcggctcaagctttttgtgccccctaaaggagaccaatctgggcgtggcttaagcaaattttgtcccttaaaaacaagttaaaaagaaaatttgacttcagtttctcttcgcgtaattctgtgtttcttcgcggaaccctaaacgagaccttggtggcttaaaatattggcgctttgcccggaacaacctaagcgagaccaaaatccaaaatttacacccctaagcgagactaCGAGCATCCCCGtatgtttcatatgggagtccccccccccccagggttTTTCTGTACCCACATTGTCTTCAAAACAAGTTATTCtgtgggaggggagggggaacGTGCTGCACGTGAATCacactttttcacttttctaAGTGGCGTCGTTTTTTGGCATTGCTCCCCAATTTTAACGAACGACGACATAAAATATAAATAGCACATAAGATTGGGCCTGGCCGCAGGCATGCTGCACGTAATTTTCTGACCACAATTGCCACCAATGACATGAGCCCGGCTCGACTTCAACACCGTAATTCTGACCAAAACGGTAGCAAACAATATCAATGAACAAAAACTGGCAATCGCTTTGCGCGCGGTGCATATGCCAtacacacatacacatacacaagCCGACTAACTTAGAAAAATCGGGAAATAATTTCAGTTCTAGTCATATTTTTGAGATGACATGTTGTAAAATTTAAAGCGACCGTTTTTGCTCGTGTTGGTGTTAGCTTGTTCCGTGTTAATTAATATGACTTTTATGTTGGCCGCAAGGCAAAGCGGAATCAAGAGACCTGATGTAGCCGCACAGTATAAGTAATGGTCTAGTCTGCCAGATAGACTATAAATTCGCTAAACAGTCATTAAAGTCTATTAAGATTTAATTATGGAGAAAATCGATTAAAGCAAGTTTTGAGTCCTTAGGTCAACTCCGTTGTGGCGGTGAAACTGCATCAAATTGCAGCTGTACATTAAACAGTACATGGTCATCTCTGAGAACTGTCTGGCGGCCGGTGAATCAGGCTTTGTCAGCTACCTGACGGTGTTTAGTTTCAAGGCGTCAGCAGCCAAAGGAAACGAAACATTCCCCCGTAGTTTTGAATTTCCGGCTCAGTTTTCTCCGAAGCCGCGAAAGATGCCAaagtaaattttcatttaatgCTCTTTATTTAGagtaaaaatatcaaataaGATGCCTAAATTCTTCAAGTCTTAATGACTTTCTTCAGTTTAGGTTTCTGTCCGGCGCCCGATCAAggcttcattaaaaaaaaacccctgGTTAAAGCCAAAAGCTAAACATATTTAGACGTCTCGTTTATCATTCTTCGGAGCCAGACAATGGATAAAGCTCTTCAGTTCGCGACTCTATTGGACTGACACATTTTTCTCAAAGATGCCTAATAAATAATAATGCTATTTGTCGGAAATGGTTGGTTTTTTTCTTCGTGCAATTCTCACACATTATGTGAAGGATATCGTTAAGAATTTACTACGAATATCTTCTTTCAATAGCTTTTGGTATCGTTCACGTTGAGTTGAGGGAATTATTTTGGGATTAAGATGTTTAGTCGGAAATGTCCAGTTCGCGGTCATGTCTTCAATTTTTCATTGTCATAAATATACCGCATTTTCAAACTGTAAgttatatttttctttgcaaagGTTAACGTTATTATTAGCTTATGTAGAATATTGGGTGGTTGACTTTACATCGCATCACGTCGATAGTCGGCCACTGGCCAGAATTTGTgtctcttgttttattttactgcCTTTCTGCGTCACAAGCCTAAATACTTATTGAACGTAGCCGGAGGATCTCAATCGTCATTTGGTGCTTAAACAATATAAAAACCGTATAATTGCGAAGAAATTGATAACAGtattatagttttttttatattgtaatatATAAAGATGATGGTTTTGCGTGGAGCATACATATTTTACGGAGTTCTTTTTTCGGAAATGTACTAATTAGTCAACTGATAGAGCAAACGTGCTGAATCCGgcttacagaaaaaaaaagcggCGGGAACTTGCAAGAAGAGTCatcttttttgttcaaaaagtAAACTTTGTGGATCTCAGTGCTTCTGTAAAAGAATTGTGAAATTTCGAACCACGTTAACATggtctacatctacatctacatctacatggtCTGATATCCCTAGTCAAGCTTCAATTGAGAATCGCGGAGTTAATCAccattttttaccaaaattcgCAACAGTTAAACTTTTATAGAAGATTGTCCATCCAGCCACAAAAGTTTCCTTTGGATTTTCTGATCGATCGCTACAAAATAGCGCGATGTATCTCGGCTATTCTCGTTCGAAACCACAATCGTAAGTGACTTTTCGAAAAATCAGCTTTCTTCCCGAAAATGACATGTTTCCTCGCTATTTTGGGAAAGtctgatgaatttttttattcgTGCACTATATTTGAATCCTACGCAGACAGCTGCTATTTTTTATTAACACTGAAATAGAAAGATCCTACGTTTATTGCGGTCGATATATATTCTTTCCTTCAGGCATTAAATATCGttgaaaaatttatttcataattAACTCGAAAGCCAAGGTTATGGATCGAACGCCATCAGACAAAGTGCTATTCTTCGTCCTTCCTACTTCCTTTCAAttttttatgcttttcaatTTATGCAAATAAGGAAAATGCATACGTCCATTGCCGTTTTCAATCTCTTTCCCGTTGCGTCATGTTCTCGCCCACTCCGACCCAAAAactcatcaatttttttttcaacagaaaTTTTCGGACAAGGAAAACTGTTTTCATTTAAGAAAATAAACTTATGGGTCTCAAAAGTGAGAGAAGAAAGAAGGATTTGCCAATCGAAACAATAGATTTTCCCCTAGTGATGATTAAAACCGGAAAGGGAAAAATTTGTCGCTTTCAGTTTCTTAAATGTATGGCGAAACTCGTTTCGTGAACAGATTGATCGTTTCGTTTCATCGTACCCGTGATCAAAACGAAATATTAATGACATCGCTCCTAAAGAAGAGAAATAATTCAACACGCGCTGGGAAGCGTGCTTCGGCAATTATGTAATAACGTGATTCTCTGGACCTTTGAGTATTCTGTATGGCTGATGCATGCCTTCCATCCATTTGTCATGTGCTATTATCATGTGATCAAAATAAATTAAGAACAAGCTGACCAATCAAACGTCTGATTTTTTTAAGCTGTTCAgcatcaaccaatcacatttaaCCTTATATTTATGTTGCAACAGACTCTACTGGTAAATTAACTAGCTCATGCGACGTTAGAAATTATAGCTTTTTGTCTCCTGTGGAAGGAGGACGTACGGATAACGCCTCTTTGAAACGAACTCATTCTTCCCTTTATAGATAACGACAAGcaggtttcttttctttagagatTTACAGCATGTTAGAACAAGCTAACTCAGACTTTCTTGCGCCGTATTTTACGAACATGAAGCTGGTCGGAACAGGCGGTAGTGGCGCGGTTTATTCTGCCATTGATAGAGAAACGGATCAGCCCGTTGCTTTGAAGAGACTCATTTTACGCGATCAACTGAATTGCAGAGCAGCTTTGAGAGAGTTGAAAATACTGAAGAAGTTAGAACATGAAAACGTCGTGAAGTTAACCAAGGTTGTGGACACGGAGGGCTCACCAATTCAAGAGAGTTCGGTTGAAAATATCAAAGGAGCAAGTGAACTATTTCTTGTAGAAGAATTACTCGACTCTGATTTACATCAAATCCTTCAAAGTAACGGAAAGCTTCGAGAAGACTACGTCAAACTGTTCTTATATCAACTACTAAGAGGACTAAAATACATTCATTCAGCGAATATTGTTCACCGAGACGTAAAACCAAGTAATATCTTAGTTGATAGCAAGACTCTCTTACTGAGTATCGGCGACTTCGGCCGCTCGAGAATTATCGACCCGGCTTACTCGCACACGGGTTACCTAACGCACAGGATATCGACTTTATGGTATAAAGCTCCTGAATTGCTGTTAAACTCTTCTGTGTATGATAGTTCAGTAGACATTTGGGCCGCGGGTTGCGTGTTTGCCGAGATGTTGCTGGGCAAGCCATTGTTCGAAGGCAAACATGAAATGGACCAACTCGAAGTTATCTTGGATTCCGTTTGCTTGACGGCTGAAGAATGGTCCAATCTTAAGCCACAAATACCGGAAAAGACTGCGACCGGCAGAGAACAG from Montipora capricornis isolate CH-2021 chromosome 2, ASM3666992v2, whole genome shotgun sequence includes the following:
- the LOC138038741 gene encoding mitogen-activated protein kinase 4-like — encoded protein: MLEQANSDFLAPYFTNMKLVGTGGSGAVYSAIDRETDQPVALKRLILRDQLNCRAALRELKILKKLEHENVVKLTKVVDTEGSPIQESSVENIKGASELFLVEELLDSDLHQILQSNGKLREDYVKLFLYQLLRGLKYIHSANIVHRDVKPSNILVDSKTLLLSIGDFGRSRIIDPAYSHTGYLTHRISTLWYKAPELLLNSSVYDSSVDIWAAGCVFAEMLLGKPLFEGKHEMDQLEVILDSVCLTAEEWSNLKPQIPEKTATGREQGQGTPFGSKFTRIDIQALDLLVKMLKFNPKNRITAEEALSHPYLHQYSFPCDEPICLEPLFIEDEVGDFEEDVLKDWLFEECVSLDDSVDSGIQEHVLEEELAELPDSCSEVLSLKDLMADCADPIIVDDIEAHPLNGECYKENLVNDVTERLGLDNRKDGLDTLATALKIQMSLQGSGGSKDPDNIIMPNTSMPSSAFLDSVFGKAYLRENVNFTCKKNVFNGPFGLCYF